One Trichoderma asperellum chromosome 5, complete sequence genomic region harbors:
- a CDS encoding uncharacterized protein (EggNog:ENOG41): MSSFKTSALFGRKRPNLIASDVAQYIQQQSNARLKRAVKERVPLDDLYFGDDCYPAWVDMCDGKAEESYHIQIQKRLLNLDASLFVDSCLREKLRDTCNAKLEEARLLGLGLADIRIGDGLLPEWDQSAVDMAIPLEVEPVKDDWEDSAERDALTFGAALVRNKAKAKAKSTAPEDNTAALFKDDSSTASSDTWDSSSFFYSDDKNEHGEAVDERYAMFSGGDPQPLPHRYSESDDEAPHILFDVEMLGGPDGTYNVDMEVYEAESDSDVDELPEAELAVDATAYEFFFPTTDAVDANLPGMDLECSLEGPFTEADYLSHAAEWGDGGFDLGSTEEEEEQDEEGEEAMMMDGENELDKDVMMEF, encoded by the coding sequence ATGAGCTCTTTTAAGACTTCCGCGCTGTTCGGGCGCAAGCGACCAAACCTGATTGCGTCCGATGTCGCCCAGTATATCCAACAACAGTCCAACGCTCGTTTGAAGAGGGCAGTTAAAGAGAGAGTCCCCCTGGATGATTTATACTTTGGAGATGATTGTTACCCAGCCTGGGTTGACATGTGCGATGGCAAAGCCGAAGAAAGCTACCATATTCAAATCCAAAAAAGGCTGCTCAATCTCGACGCCTCGCTTTTCGTCGACAGCTGCCTTCGAGAGAAGCTCAGAGACACATGCAATGCAAAGCTTGAAGAGGCACGACTACTAGGCCTTGGCCTCGCAGACATCAGGATAGGAGACGGGCTTTTACCCGAGTGGGATCAATCGGCCGTCGATATGGCAATTCCTCTCGAGGTTGAGCCTGTGAAGGATGACTGGGAGGATTCGGCTGAGCGAGACGCTCTTACTTTTGGAGCCGCTTTAGTACGcaacaaagccaaagccaaagccaagtcGACAGCCCCGGAAGACAACACTGCCGCTCTGTTCAAGGACGATTCGTCAACCGCTTCATCAGACACCTGGGATAGTAGCTCCTTCTTTTACAGCGATGACAAGAACGAACATGGAGAAGCCGTTGACGAGCGCTATGCCATGTTCAGTGGGGGCGATCCTCAGCCTCTGCCCCATCGCTACTCGGAGAGCGATGATGAAGCCCCACACATTCTTTTCGATGTTGAGATGTTGGGTGGTCCTGATGGCACCTACAATGTTGATATGGAAGTTTACGAGGCTGAAAGCGATTCAGATGTGGATGAACTACCTGAAGCTGAGCTCGCAGTCGACGCTACCGCCTACGAGTTTTTCTTCCCTACCACAGACGCTGTGGACGCGAATCTCCCTGGCATGGACTTGGAGTGCTCACTCGAAGGCCCATTCACCGAGGCTGACTACCTTTCTCACGCAGCTGAATGGGGAGACGGAGGCTTTGACCTTGGCTCtacagaggaggaggaggaacaaGAtgaggaaggggaagaagccaTGATGATGGACGGAGAGAACGAACTTGATAAAGATGTCATGATGGAGTTCTAG
- a CDS encoding uncharacterized protein (EggNog:ENOG41): protein MPFLTGPNGEQVVPIRINGVSEPLDPTRLIPIESNGQDKIVHYAQSATPEIAIKAVDASHRAYLKWKNTSYVERRDLLLRVADVIDSWVERFAQLQAEETSSTIAWGRANAFILTRFIREIATSISDATTGEIPPLEQPGAIALVYKEPVGVVLTITPWNASMILCGKMCPRTHHTIVEAFEEAGMPNGLINVVQASREDGPATTEALIAHRAIRKVAFTGSAAVGRIICQTASRYLKPVLMELGGKAPAIVLKDADVELAADKIIYGAFLHHGQICMSTDRIIVVQELADELIQAMKIALKARFPDGAGYAGSKRLAKRAHDLLQKAHAAGAHFVIGDGSLNADGSNLTPTIVTDIKPTDEIFHEEIFSPAAILTIVKDEAEAVLFANDTLHGRNASVHSRDILAAIRVAKQIEAGQVHIGNLTEFDEPNIPFGGTKDSGWGRNNGKYALNEFLIDKTITILDPAADEIRFGK from the exons ATGCCTTTTCTCACAGGTCCCAACGGCGAGCAAGTCGTTCCAATCCGAATCAATGGTGTCTCTGAGCCTCTAGATCCAACTCGTCTTATTCCAATTGAGTCTAATGGTCAAGACAAAATCGTCCACTACGCTCAAAGCGCAACTCCTGAGATAGCCATCAAAGCGGTCGATGCATCTCACAGAGCATATCTGAAGTGGAAGAACACTTCCTATGTTGAACGTCGGGATCTGCTCCTTCGGGTGGCTGATGTGATTGACTCTTGGGTGGAGCGTTTTGCTCAGCTGCAAGCAGAGGAGACATCTAGCACCATAGCTTGGGGCCGAGCAAACGCATTCATTTTGACTAGATTCATCCGGGAGATAGCAACTAGCATCTCAGATGCTACGACAGGAGAAATCCCGCCTTTGGAGCAGCCTGGAGCAATTGCATTGGTGTACAAAGAACCAGTTGGCGTTGTTCTCACAATCACACCATGGAATGCCAGCATGATCCTTTGTGGAA AAATGTGTCCACGAACACATCACACCATCGTCGAGGCATTTGAGGAGGCCGGTATGCCTAACGGCCTCATCAACGTAGTTCAAGCCTCGCGTGAAGATGGTCCAGCAACGACGGAAGCTTTGATTGCTCATCGAGCGATCCGCAAGGTTGCATTCACAGGCAGTGCTGCTGTGGGAAGAATCATTTGTCAGACGGCGTCCAGATATTTGAAGCCTGTCTTGATGGAACTCGGAGGGAAAGCCCCAGCTATCGTCCTCAAAGATGCTGACGTTGAGCTCGCGGCCGACAAGATCATTTATGGTGCGTTTTTACACCATGGGCAGATTTGCATGTCCACCGATCGCATTATAGTGGTTCAAGAGCTTGCAGATGAGCTCATTCAAGCGATGAAAATTGCTCTCAAGGCACGATTCCCCGACGGAGCAGGTTATGCTGGCAGCAAGAGGCTGGCTAAGAGGGCCCATGATCTCTTGCAAAAGGCTCACGCCGCAGGAGCTCATTTCGTCATTGGCGATGGAAGTCTCAATGCAGATGGATCTAACCTGACACCAACGATCGTCACAGATATAAAGCCCACGGATGAAATCTTCCACGAGGAGATATTCTCTCCTGCTGCAATTCTCACCATTGTCAaagatgaggctgaggctgtccTTTTTGCCAACGACACACTACATGGCCGCAACGCTTCTGTGCACAGCCGCGATATTCTCGCTGCGATCCGGGTCGCCAAGCAGATTGAGGCTGGGCAGGTTCACATTGGTAATCTGACAGAGTTTGACGAGCCGAATATTCCGTTTGGCGGAACCAAGGACAGTGGCTGGGGAAGAAACAATGGCAAATATGCTTTAAATGAGTTTTTGATTGACAAGACTATTACGATCCTTGATCCAGCCGCGGATGAGATTCGATTTGGAAAATAG
- a CDS encoding uncharacterized protein (EggNog:ENOG41~TransMembrane:2 (i208-225o231-251i)), with protein sequence MTNKGNLESLALKWSCSACRQSKRRCDKMYPECTLCTQKNIACNYPGRRKRGKALHYAKALSPLEKPTISQTLVVVTEKGKEKPYQASFSCCNSSFIAERFLDPVVFSRAQLSVGNIDVAVTDEIAQLVGSVLDIQAVSDRFFKSVHMWMPIISKIRFSSTLLNRLTYKKAELYLLVLCMKLSFSRRATSNATLYETVKLFHFKLQTSGVLSVLVLQASVLIALYELGHAIYPAAFLSIGSCARYAVALGIDKSILSSSTEKSQWIEEEECRRIWWAILVLDRYLNLCDPQRHLMTQDASLDSYLPVNDAAWDKGEPDPDHLYTLATANSYHLGLFARFAQAAHLLSQVLRHVSEKHSSETSQLRRTIFALVQVSNIEASMRRLEYCSQSAVCYSGIIALDDSFCDKRPPGSGAHLSKESSLISQATLHMVSIFKTDVAEEVCDVASPFLVHLVYKVALMHLRIAHESPTAAALEELQLLKHTLKVVGGRWHCAHAYLSLLEKQEILLVVQ encoded by the exons ATGACCAACAAAGGCAACTTGGAGAGTTTGGCGCTGAAGTGGTCGTGCTCTGCATGCCGCCAGTCGAAACGCCGATGTGATAAGATGTACCCCGAGTGTACGCTCTGTACACA GAAAAATATTGCCTGTAACTACCCGGGCCGTcggaagagaggaaaagcacTTCATTATGCCAAGGCATTATCGCCCTTAGAGAAACCCACCATCTCTCAGACTTTAGTTGTTGTGACTgagaaagggaaagagaagccCTATCAGGCATCATTCAGTTGTTGCAATTCTAGCTTCATCGCTGAGCGCTTTCTAGATCCCGTTGTCTTCTCCCGTGCGCAGTTATCAGTAGGCAACATTGATGTGGCGGTAACAGATGAAATCGCTCAGCTGGTTGGGAGCGTATTAGACATTCAGGCTGTTTCCGATAGGTTCTTCAAATCGGTTCACATGTGGATGCCGATTATATCAAAGATTCGATTTTCCAGCACCCTGCTGAATCGATTAACTTACAAGAAGGCTGAATTATACTTACTGGTGCTGTGCATGAAACTCAGTTTCTCACGCAGGGCAACATCAAACGCCACTCTATACGAGACGGTGAAGTTGTTCCATTTTAAGCTGCAGACATCTGGGGTGCTATCTGTCCTAGTTCTGCAGGCCTCCGTCCTCATTGCACTCTACGAACTGGGACATGCAATCTACCCTGCGGCCTTTCTGTCTATCGGATCATGTGCTCGCTACGCAGTAGCGCTGGGGATTGATAAATCTATTCTCTCTTCAAGTACTGAAAAAAGTCAGtggattgaagaagaggaatgtCGCAGAATTTGGTGGGCGATCTTGGTTCTTGATAG GTACCTTAACTTATGTGATCCTCAACGGCATTTGATGACGCAGGACGCGAGCCTAGACAGTTATTTGCCCGTAAATGATGCGGCATGGGACAAGGGG GAACCTGACCCTGATCATTTATACACTCTGGCAACAGCTAATAGCTACCACCTGGGACTGTTTGCGCGATTCGCTCAAGCAGCCCATCTGCTCAGCCAGGTTCTACGTCATGTATCTGAAAAACATTCGAGCGAAACTTCTCAGTTGCGGCGCACGATATTTGCGCTTGTACAAGTTTCCAATATTGAAGCATCAATGAGAAGGCTAGAGTACTGCAGCCAGTCAGCGGTATGCTACAG TGGCATTATCGCGCTTGACGATTCGTTCTGTGATAAACGACCACCGGGCTCCGGCGCACATCTTTCTAAAGAAAGCTCCCTTATTTCACAAGCAACTCTTCACATGGTCTCAATCTTCAAAACGGACGTTGCAGAGGAAGTCTGTGACGTCGCCAGCCCTTTTCTCGTGCATTTAGTGTACAAAGTGGCCTTAATGCACCTGAGAATCGCTCACGAGTCTccaacagctgctgctttggaAGAGCTTCAGCTTTTAAAGCACACATTAAAGGTTGTTGGAGGTCGATGGCATTGCGCCC ACGCCTATCTGTCGCTATTGGAGAAGCAAGAAATTCTTTTAGTTGTGCAGTAG
- a CDS encoding uncharacterized protein (EggNog:ENOG41), giving the protein MTISAQSKTDPADGKFSHLRSAKSSHRLNQIEKIRAHGVGDLVALPQLVVCGDQSAGKSSVLEGITGIPFPRQEGLCTRFPTEITLRHTESETVTITASIRPHGSRAPEVQQTLAAYRKEVADMSELPDIIQEVSRLMNIRGYSDNNDGYAFAPDALRIEVAGSIGLHLSVVDLPGLISVANEEQTEEDVEAVHSMVTGYLQNSRTIILAVLQAGNDMANQPIIKLARSHDTLGQRTVGIITKPDLINQGTEAKLALVAKNQDNIKLKLGFFLLKNPSPSELKNGLTMRERSSRELRFFSSASWVDQNLDMNRVGAEKLRIFLQDLLDTHIERELPKVREEIKKLLVVTELELKSMGDARPTIDLIRTFLTSLSMRFYELLQAALDGNYYSIDAAFFLGSESSRLRASIQKMNTSFANHMRNSGQKRKMTTDLEPNRSVPEVKDPKNHEPAYDISQILVSRKGMIQWVKQVYSRTRGKELPGNYNSALLAELFREQSSRWPDIAETHIHSILKTVTQWIQLAVERLIPDDNMRSQIHIILQEWLEHTERVALEELEKLIADEQRTPLTYNHYYTDNVQKYRLDTQKQAVQKAVQAEHDLHGKLHISNVSVDIEKFIAAIGSRITVDMDEQACNNAITELQAYYKVAMKTFVDNVARQVIERHIIAPLPGAFCPNSVSQLSDEDLLRIGSESAKQIARREKLAAQAQGLKKSLKDLQKPV; this is encoded by the exons ATGACTATATCCGCACAGAGCAAAACTGACCCTGCAGATGGCAAGTTTAGCCATCTGCGAAGTGCTAAATCTAGCCACCGTTTGAACCAAATCGAAAAGATTAGGGCTCACGGTGTCGGAGATTTGGTAGCTTTGCCGCAGCTGGTCGTATGCGGAGACCAGTCGGCAGGGAAGAGCTCGGTCTTGGAGGGCATAACAGGCATACCGTTTCCACGACAGGAGGGACTTTGCACGAGGTTTCCTACCGAAATCACTCTTCGCCATACAGAGAGCGAGACAGTTACTATTACTGCCAGTATCAGACCTCATGGTTCACGGGCGCCAGAGGTTCAGCAGACACTTGCTGCTTACCGCAAAGAAGTCGCGGATATGTCAGAGCTCCCCGATATTATCCAAGAAGTCTCACGTTTAATGAACATTCGTGGGTACTCAGACAACAATGACGGATATGCTTTCGCACCAGACGCCCTTCGCATAGAGGTAGCCGGTTCTATTGGCTTACATCTCAGCGTGGTGGACTTGCCAGGACTGATATCCGTTGCAAACGAAGAACAAACCGAAGAAGACGTGGAAGCCGTTCATAGCATGGTTACTGGCTATCTTCAGAATTCAAGAACAATAATTCTTGCTGTTCTCCAAGCAGGTAACGATATGGCAAATCAACCCATTATCAAACTAGCTAGGAGCCATGATACTTTAGGCCAACGAACTGTTGGAATTATTACAAAACCTGATTTGATCAACCAAGGTACTGAAGCCAAACTTGCACTTGTGGCTAAAAATCAAGACAACATCAAACTCAAACTGGGATTTTTCCTATTGAAGAATCCTAGCCCTTCAGAGCTCAAAAACGGGTTGACGATGAGGGAGCGTTCTAGTCGTGAGCTGCGCTTCTTCTCAAGCGCTTCTTGGGTTGACCAAAATCTTGACATGAATAGAGTTGGGGCGGAAAAGCTTCGAATATTCCTCCAAGACCTACTCGATACacatatagagagagagctgccTAAAGTACGAGAAGAAATCAAGAAGCTGTTAGTTGTGACGGAACTTGAGCTGAAATCCATGGGAGATGCTCGACCTACCATTGATCTAATCAGGACTTTCCTCACCAGCCTGAGCATGCGATTTTATGAACTTTTGCAAGCGGCCCTTGATGGCAACTATTATAGTATTGACGCAGCATTCTTCTTGGGGAGTGAAAGCTCCAGATTACGAGCCAGTATACAAAAAATGAACACGTCATTCGCAAATCATATGAGAAATTCCGGACAGAAGCGAAAGATGACAACCGATCTCGAACCTAACCGCTCGGTTCCCGAGGTAAAAGATCCAAAGAATCATGAACCGGCCTACGATATATCCCAGATTTTAGTTAGTAGGAAGGGGATGATACAGTGGGTGAAGCAG GTCTATTCACGTACCAGAGGAAAAGAGCTCCCTGGGAATTACAATTCCGCGCTTTTGGCTGAACTCTTTCGAGAACAGTCGAGTCGGTGGCCGGATATTGCTGAGACACATATTCACAGTATTCTAAAGACAGTGACTCAGTGGATCCAGCTTGCAGTGGAACGGTTGATTCCCGATGACAACATGCGCAGCCAAATTCACATCATTTTGCAAGAATGGCTTGAGCACACAGAAAGGGTCGCATTAGAAGAGTTGGAAAAACTTATTGCAGACGAACAACGCACCCCCCTAACTTACAACCATTATTATACAGACAACGTCCAGAAATATCGACTAGACACGCAAAAACAAGCTGTACAGAAAGCAGTTCAGGCAGAGCACGATCTCCATGGGAAGCTTCACATAAGTAATGTTTCTGTTGATATAGAGAAATTTATTGCTGCAATTGGGTCTCGTATCACGGTAGATATGGATGAGCAGGCGTGTAATAACGCCATCACAGAACTACAAGCATACTACAAG GTGGCAATGAAGACATTCGTTGATAACGTGGCGCGACAAGTTATTGAACGACATATAATAGCACCACTCCCAGGTGCATTCTGTCCAAATTCCGTCTCTCAGCTTTCTGATGAAGACTTGCTCCGAATCGGCTCTGAGTCAGCGAAACAAATTGCTAGGCGAGAAAAGTTGGCTGCACAGGCTCAAGGCTTGAAGAAAAGTCTAAAAGATCTACAAAAGCCCGTATGA